Proteins encoded within one genomic window of Mycolicibacterium monacense:
- a CDS encoding adenylate/guanylate cyclase domain-containing protein — MRARYAAGLATAFLLTAAEVTAIVVTLGVERVAGAEALLTARNLFAVVGLIAAGVLGTTVGGLAALAPAFRRLSDGRDSPESRRATTNITARLSAALLTPWAVAAGVLIALNLRAGAEPLLVIITAAMFGATATVCTGFLFTQRTLRPLMAVLTTEVDQAEVVPGVRGRLVLMWTVCTALPGAGIVTLVALQRLGLLVDDPASIELPVLVLALVAVLLGLRTLIVVSRSISDPVHDVVEAMGEIERGGAGRLVDVYDRSEIGHLQSGFNRMVIGLQERDRLRDLFGRHVGPEVVRRAEAATGAEGGVRYAAILFVDLVGSTRLAIGRDPQRVAELLNDFFQVVVAAVDHRHGLINKFQGDAALAVFGVPLAIDRPADAALATARTLAAQLRSRPLDFGIGVSAGPVFAGNIGAENRYEYTVIGDPVNEAARLADQAKASDERVLCSGAVCERADPQERSHWSAQGEVLLRGRVDPTPIFTPCENTR; from the coding sequence GTGCGCGCCAGGTACGCGGCGGGTCTGGCGACCGCATTCTTGCTGACGGCCGCCGAGGTGACCGCGATCGTCGTCACGCTCGGTGTCGAGCGCGTCGCGGGCGCGGAGGCGCTGCTGACCGCGCGCAACCTGTTCGCGGTGGTGGGTCTCATCGCCGCGGGAGTGCTGGGCACCACGGTGGGGGGTCTGGCCGCGCTGGCACCGGCGTTCCGGCGGTTGTCCGACGGGCGAGACTCGCCCGAATCCCGACGTGCCACGACGAACATCACCGCGCGGCTGTCCGCGGCTCTGCTGACCCCGTGGGCCGTGGCGGCCGGTGTGCTGATCGCCCTCAACCTCCGGGCGGGCGCCGAGCCCCTCCTCGTGATCATCACGGCCGCGATGTTCGGCGCCACCGCCACCGTGTGCACCGGTTTCCTGTTCACCCAGCGCACCCTGCGACCGTTGATGGCCGTGCTGACCACCGAAGTCGACCAGGCCGAGGTGGTACCCGGTGTGCGCGGGCGGCTGGTGCTCATGTGGACCGTGTGCACCGCCCTCCCCGGTGCGGGCATCGTGACGCTGGTGGCCCTGCAGCGCCTCGGCCTGCTGGTCGACGATCCCGCGTCGATCGAGCTGCCGGTGCTGGTGCTGGCGCTCGTCGCCGTGCTGCTCGGCCTGCGGACGTTGATCGTGGTGTCCCGGTCGATCTCGGATCCGGTGCACGACGTGGTCGAGGCGATGGGTGAGATCGAGCGTGGCGGGGCCGGACGGCTGGTCGACGTCTACGACCGGTCCGAGATCGGGCATCTGCAGAGCGGTTTCAACCGCATGGTGATCGGATTGCAGGAGCGCGATCGCCTCCGTGACCTGTTCGGCCGCCACGTCGGACCGGAGGTGGTGCGCCGCGCCGAGGCGGCGACCGGCGCCGAGGGCGGCGTGCGTTACGCGGCAATCCTTTTCGTCGACCTGGTCGGCTCGACCCGGCTGGCCATCGGGCGCGACCCCCAACGGGTCGCCGAGTTGCTCAACGACTTCTTCCAGGTCGTCGTCGCCGCGGTCGACCACCGGCACGGACTGATCAACAAGTTCCAGGGCGATGCCGCCCTCGCCGTGTTCGGCGTACCGCTTGCCATCGACCGCCCCGCCGACGCAGCCCTGGCGACCGCCCGCACTCTGGCCGCTCAGTTGCGAAGCCGGCCATTGGATTTCGGCATCGGCGTCTCGGCGGGCCCGGTCTTCGCCGGGAACATCGGCGCGGAGAACCGCTACGAGTACACCGTGATCGGCGACCCGGTCAACGAAGCCGCGCGCCTGGCCGACCAGGCCAAGGCCTCCGATGAGCGCGTGCTGTGCTCCGGGGCGGTCTGCGAACGTGCCGATCCGCAGGAACGGTCGCACTGGAGCGCGCAGGGTGAGGTGCTGCTGCGCGGCCGGGTGGATCCGACGCCGATCTTCACCCCGTGTGAGAACACACGTTAG